DNA sequence from the Salifodinibacter halophilus genome:
AGTCGTAGAGGGCGCGGATCAGATAGGGGCGGCGCGAGCTCAATTCGGCCATTACCAGACTCCGATGTGTTCAGCGGGCGATCGCGGGCGCCATACGGGCCTCGGCCGATGACAGGCTAGCGCTGAAGCCGCTGCGCCTGAACAATCGGGCCGCATAGTCCCGCCATGCGTTGTCGCGATCATCTTTGTTCCTGCTGTTCAATGATAACCCGAACTGGTCGACGCGCCACAACAACGGCGCCAAGCTGCAATCGAGCAGCGACAGACCATCACCGGACGTGCGCAGCGCACCGACATCGGTCACGATCAGCTGAAGCCAGTCGGCGAGCGCGCGTTTATTGCGCGCGGTCGATCCTTCACCGAGGTCGAGCGCATCGGCCAGCGGATAAGCACGCGACTCGATACGGTCAAGCAACATTCGGTGCCGCGCGCGATCCAACGGCTCAGTCGGCAACAGCGGTGGATACGGATAGCGTTCGTCGAGGTAGGCCACCAGCGTACGTGTACCGAATACGCTGGCACCGCGATCGACCAAGGTCGGCACACTCGATTCAGGGTTGACCGCGGCCAGCTCATCGCTTGGCTCGTCCGGGTCGATGTTCGCGATCCGGACACGCGCTTCCTTTTCGGCCAGCACCAGTCGCGCGCGATGGCAATAGACACAGGTCGGCGCCGAATAGAGCGTCAATTGCGCTCGGTCGCGCATGCTCATCGCGCGGTCAGTACGTCGCTGTCGCGAGGCGTCACTTAGCGGTCATCGAGCCGCCACGCGCACGCGCCGAAGCGGCGTGCGCATCGAGCCCTTCGGCAACGGCCAGACGCTCGGCCACAGGTGCCAGCTCATCCGCACCGGCGGCACTAGCCTCAACCACGGAAATACGTTTCTGAAAATCGTAGGTTCCAAGTGGCGACGAGAACCGCGCCGTGCGACCGGTCGGCAACACATGATTGGGCCCAGCGCAGTAATCGCCAAAGACTTCCGGCGTCCAGTGCCCGACGAATACAGCGCCGGCGTGGCGGATGGAATCCAGCAACGCCGCGGCGTCGGCAACTGCCAGTTCGAGATGTTCCGGCGCCACGCGATTGGCAAGTTCGACAGCCTCTGCCAGGTCCGCCGTATGAATCAACGCACCATTGTCGCGCAACGACGCACGGATCGTTTCGGCGCGCGGCAGTCGCTCGATTTCCTCGGCCAGACAGGCCTCGACGGCGTCGATGAGTTGGGAATCCGGGGTGACCAGAACCGCACGCGCAGCCGGATCATGCTCGGCCTGGGCGCATAGATCCAGCGCGACCCATCGTGGATCGGCGCTGGCATCGGCAATGATGAGCACTTCCGAGGGGCCGGCGACCGACTCAATACCAACGCGCCCAAAAACTTGCCGC
Encoded proteins:
- a CDS encoding stringent starvation protein A, which codes for MRDRAQLTLYSAPTCVYCHRARLVLAEKEARVRIANIDPDEPSDELAAVNPESSVPTLVDRGASVFGTRTLVAYLDERYPYPPLLPTEPLDRARHRMLLDRIESRAYPLADALDLGEGSTARNKRALADWLQLIVTDVGALRTSGDGLSLLDCSLAPLLWRVDQFGLSLNSRNKDDRDNAWRDYAARLFRRSGFSASLSSAEARMAPAIAR